Proteins from a single region of Plasmodium brasilianum strain Bolivian I chromosome 13, whole genome shotgun sequence:
- a CDS encoding pseudouridine synthase produces MDNTCFRCSVSQEKLLDDDYLFFDEHFLNDYTYDKEGKKENNPKKHFLHNSKERFLKYLNYEKEIINCDLQDVYKKVYMNLHLCKKCKGLHNIDLILFYNKNSSFHHNMIKEKLLFSPEEEQKINDNFNNMKKIFHILLYNIDIVFFFFYLHEAKKISENENISLHTFQKIFEQIKEYVIVKVKIENDFIKQKIYKVFIFVLIYFYLTFYIKIFKTLNLSKEKIEFAVNLYKQSVLIFTANTTEEDKDKNNEFNESLYKHESRKNYHSKRQKIIDNIEDSKKFNSYNANDTYNCSANDEGANKIEKKADEEGLAKKEEDNELATKISPFVFDIYISLNNLCICGYYNKYSKEISQTKWLENDSFVSILSVEECIYEIFRKIFLSTSCTFIGSGREDKDARMMNIGRPFVFVLRETKFSYLNFFLFFSKLKKLATNYSTSSDTSEIKTIDQLNNFLQHYKPTSENSICENSFRENLLCQSSLNQYSGNEEKTHDSSHEIKEFYALITKNNTFSLYDIISNKVIVEQAKDKTLEEHKIGIYHISYNYNKELEVLLSDDSKLNKETCNNQKIHILGNAENGYTDDVYLHFNSNKIDHIDNNIVDTEDKNVLKKGITKNKNSLCYNINDLVDVKLSNIAFSTNYKLIKKVMKYGEERKKAYKCLIYHSTLMNKEKIQQINNDVLNYEKNSSYVISVMQKTPIRVLHRRGLIQRERKVYEFNLVFIHEHFSLLYILAQSGMYVKEFVNGDRGRTFPNMKYFFGEDAFVNILNLDVSSFIYNVN; encoded by the coding sequence atggACAACACCTGCTTTCGTTGCTCAGTATCACAAGAAAAATTACTTGACGATGACTATCTTTTCTTCGATGAACACTTTTTGAACGATTACACTTATGACAAAGAGggcaaaaaagaaaataatccGAAAAAACATTTTCTGCATAATAGTAAAGAAcgatttttaaaatacttaaactatgaaaaagaaattattaattgCGATTTACAGGATGTgtataaaaaagtttatatgaatttacatttatgcaaaaaatgtaaaggaTTACACAACAttgatttaatattattttataataaaaatagcagTTTTCATCATAAtatgataaaagaaaaattactGTTCAGCCCAGAGGAGGAACAGAAAATTAAcgataattttaataatatgaaaaaaatatttcatattcttttgtataatattgatatagtttttttttttttctatctgcatgaagcaaaaaaaataagcgaaaatgaaaatatttctttacacacatttcaaaaaatttttgaacaaataaaagaatatgttattgttaaagtaaaaatagagAATGATTTTatcaaacaaaaaatttataaagttttcatatttgttttaatatatttttatttgacattttatattaaaatatttaaaactcTAAATTTaagcaaagaaaaaattgaatttgCTGTGAATTTGTACAAGCAATCTGTACTAATTTTTACTGCTAATACAACTGAAGAggataaagataaaaataacgaGTTTAATGAATCGTTATATAAACATGAAAGCCGAAAAAACTACCATTCtaaaagacaaaaaataatagataaTATAGAAGATAGTAAAAAGTTCAACTCTTATAATGCAAATGATACCTATAATTGTTCTGCGAATGACGAAGGAGCTAATAAGATAGAGAAAAAAGCCGATGAAGAAGGGCTAGCGAAAAAGGAGGAAGATAATGAGTTAGCTACTAAAATCTCTCCTTTtgtttttgatatatatatttcacttaataatttgtgtatatgcggttattacaataaatatagtaAAGAAATCTCTCAAACGAAATGGTTAGAAAATGATTCATTCGTAAGTATTTTATCAGTAGAAGAATgtatttatgaaatttttagaaaaatatttttatcgaCTAGTTGTACATTTATTGGTTCTGGAAGAGAAGATAAAGATGCTCGTATGATGAATATTGGTAGaccttttgtttttgttttaagAGAGACAAAATTTTCCTacttaaatttctttttattttttagcaAGTTAAAAAAACTAGCAACAAATTACAGTACTAGTAGTGATACTTCTGAAATTAAAACAATAGACCAGTTAAATAACTTTCTTCAACATTATAAGCCCACAAGTGAAAATTCGATATGTGAAAACTCGTTTAGAGAAAATTTGTTATGTCAAAGTTCACTAAATCAATATTCGGGTAATGAGGAAAAGACCCATGATTCTTCACACGAAATAAAGGAATTTTACGCATTAATAAcgaaaaataatactttttccttatatgatataatatcTAATAAAGTGATAGTAGAACAAGCAAAGGATAAAACCCTTGAAGAACATAAAATAggtatatatcatatatcatataattataataaagagCTGGAAGTATTGCTATCAGATGATTCAAAATTGAATAAAGAAACTTGTAATAATCAAAAAATTCACATTCTAGGTAATGCAGAAAACGGTTATACGGATGATGtgtatttacattttaactCAAATAAAATCGATCatatagataataatatagttgACACAGaagataaaaatgttttaaaaaaggggattacaaaaaataaaaattcccTGTGTTACAATATTAATGATCTAGTTGATGTTAAATTAAGCAATATTGCCTTTAGCACAAATTataaactaataaaaaaggttATGAAGTATGgtgaagaaagaaaaaaagcatataaaTGCCTAATATATCATTCCACTTTAatgaacaaagaaaaaatacaacaaattaataacgatgttttaaattatgaaaaaaatagttccTACGTAATTAGCGTTATGCAAAAAACACCAATAAGGGTACTTCATAGAAGAGGACTAATAcaaagagaaagaaaagtTTATGAGTTTAATCTTGTTTTTATTCATgaacatttttctttattatatatattagcaCAGTCtggtatgtatgtaaaagAATTCGTTAATGGTGATAGAGGAAGAACTTTTCCAAacatgaaatatttttttggtgAAGATGCTTTCGTTAATATACTAAATTTAGATGTGTCAAgtttcatatataatgtaaactaa
- a CDS encoding zinc finger protein yields the protein MTDYWVSSKKHYCETCNCWISGHKVNIKNHERSTRHIENFKNLLNKSFKRREQETKDKEFIEKELKKLENVEKKFLSDLQKNDISNKSNSSINLNTCHSNNKNRISNSSNNITSNNVTNYVSSGQGNNKKWVVMIHEDTGSLLFYNRLKNGITYEKPKDFFDYLPEYETFSEQNGWFKYFDYNSNNFYYYNIYSSKSIWQYSVNTISSLINYINQCDEITEKNKNFSNPNENKVYSTKLDVIPNQENLNRSGYYESHFQNSAQNSYYGVNNNLNLLNREDEITVEDKGQEEKIQMILTPKKEIDKLQSNSKNNIINVTTERTGSSGNYEDINNAFSFNSCEQNCRDAKSTMVESTCKSDERDVKYAKCEKDKTYMNEENITNGGNNFRGESKLDKKSEKTYYTNIEEEKQLNKNNLDIGNKNKNTNISMFYKKADSTVSIPDDKKKKIHNKKENIEKTDKPNTQEQIEEGGKVKIDLISKPGAWESVEDSEINTISNEKIEQIFYNIKSKEEIEKEEITQLEEDIRYEYSAHNEFYVKKKELENEDIFLNQEFKFVSKPIYKKAIDKNLNKKVEFAKRSIKSIQNKKKIS from the coding sequence ATGACAGACTACTGGGTAAGCTCAAAAAAGCACTACTGTGAAACTTGTAATTGTTGGATATCTGGGCATaaagttaatataaaaaatcatgAAAGGAGTACCAGACATATTgagaattttaaaaacttgCTAAACAAATCTTTTAAAAGAAGAGAACAAGAAACGAAAGACAAAGAATTCattgaaaaagaattaaaaaaattagaaaatgtagaaaaaaagTTTCTTTCGGACTTACAGAAGAACGATATATCCAATAAGTCAAATAGTTCCATTAATTTGAATACATGCCATtcgaataataaaaacagaatttctaatagtagtaataatatcaCAAGTAATAATGTTACTAATTATGTTAGCAGTGGTCAGGGTAATAATAAGAAGTGGGTGGTTATGATACATGAAGATACAGGATCGCTGTTATTCTATAACAGATTGAAAAATGGAATTACCTATGAAAAACCGAAAGACTTTTTCGATTATTTACCCGAATATGAAACATTTTCTGAACAAAATGGATggtttaaatattttgattataattcaaataatttttattactataatatttatagttCAAAAAGTATATGGCAATATTCAGTGAACACAATTAGTAGTTTGATTAACTATATCAATCAGTGTGATGAgattacagaaaaaaataaaaactttagTAATcctaatgaaaataaagtatatagTACCAAATTGGATGTTATACCGAATcaggaaaatttaaatagaAGTGGTTATTATGAAAGTCATTTCCAAAACTCTGCTCAGAATAGTTATTATGGTGttaacaataatttaaatttattaaacagAGAAGATGAAATTACAGTTGAAGATAAAGGACaagaggaaaaaatacaGATGATCTTAACTCCTAAGAAGGAAATAGACAAATTACAGAGTAATAGCAAGAACAACATTATTAATGTTACTACAGAACGCACTGGAAGCAGTGGCAATTATGAAGATATAAATAACGcgttttcatttaattcgTGCGAACAGAACTGTAGAGATGCTAAAAGTACAATGGTAGAATCAACTTGTAAATCGGATGAAAGGGATGTAAAGTATGCGAAATgtgaaaaagataaaacatatatgaacgaagaaaatataactaatggaggaaataattttagaGGAGAAAGTAAACTTgataaaaaaagtgaaaaaacatattacacaaatatagaggaggaaaaacaattaaataaaaataatttagataTTGGgaataagaacaaaaatacaaatatttctATGTTTTATAAGAAAGCGGATAGCACAGTTTCTATTCcagatgataaaaaaaaaaagatacacaacaaaaaggaaaatatagaGAAAACGGATAAGCCGAATACACAGGAACAAATTGAGGAAGGTGGTAAAGTTAAAATCGATTTGATTAGTAAACCAGGTGCGTGGGAATCCGTTGAAGATAGTGAGATAAATACAATTTCAAATGAAAAGAttgaacaaattttttataatataaaatcaaaagaggaaatagaaaaagaagaaattacTCAGTTGGAGGAAGATATTCGTTATGAATATTCTGCGCATAATGAATTTTatgtaaagaaaaaggaattagaaaatgaagatatatttttaaaccaagaatttaaatttgttagcaaacctatatataaaaaggcTATTGATAAAAACCTCAATAAAAAAGTGGAATTTGCTAAAAGGAGTATTAAGTCAatacagaataaaaaaaaaatttcataa
- a CDS encoding hypothetical protein (conserved Plasmodium protein), with protein MININEAINENLDLFIYEDPEKCEVQNLFESIQAPWFYHLMHLLELNKEDFINIKNIIEHVKKRGNENYHILDIIDYKTYSDIMRKINSNVKNTLSVYLFSCKYFLSKYSKNIESSRHIHFVFVFGNNTADLDSVCSSIIYSFFLYIWYCLKSKIIKENESDILKFFIPVINIKKSDMKLKNLITWWLEKCEMYNPEEILVFNDDQNLLEVLKCENKYDVCFVDFNDFESNNIYNINNVKSIIDHHMLKEEVKNKRITKSVYPIYVCSCMVIIAYLYKYSSKFLGIPFINKNMMWLIYGAILKDSNNFSKEGYGKRWIQQDLNIFQSLKRFFRISNKMDIYLTYTFNIIRFSINLKKFINGMNSATSDICVYVDANMCTIFVYSLQGIENLLFADYKDYNYEVLEKKIKIRIASIDFSIDLLFSNEDINRLVRKLVSSIKYENDYELCGENNFSFFILLGSYLDNYKLNKDMGMFFYNNDVNKDDLMNALLENKDIKLAKKGCKNITWENNSYDIGIFQINNQSYSRKRLEYFLNEYFS; from the exons ATGATAAACATTAATGAGGCAATTAACGAAAACTTagatttgtttatttatgaaGATCCTGAAAAATGTGAAGTGCAAAATTTATTTGAGTCTATCCAAGCACCATGGTTTTACCACTTAATGcact TGCTAGAACTGAATAAAGAGgactttattaatataaaaaatatcattgAACATGtgaaaaaaaggggaaatgaaaattatcatatattagaCATAATAGATTACAAAACGTATAGTGATATAATGCGAAAGATTAACAGCAACGTGAAGAACACCCTatctgtatatttattttcgtgcaaatattttttaagtaagtACTCCAAAAACATAGAATCGAGTAGACacattcattttgttttcgTATTTGGGAATAATACAGCAGACTtg gaTTCAGTTTGCTCATCCattatatatagtttttttttatatatatggtattgcctaaaaagtaaaattattaaggaaaatgaatcggatattttgaaattttttattcctgttattaatattaaaaagagtGATATGAAGCTTAAAAATttg aTAACCTGGTGGTTGGAGAAGTGCGAAATGTACAACCCTGAAGAAATTTTAGTTTTTAATGACGATCAAAATTTGCTTGAA GTTTTAAAGTGTGAGAATAAATATGATGTGTGTTTTGTTGACTTTAATGACTTTGAATcgaataatatata TAACATAAATAATGTGAAATCCATAATTGATCATCATATGCTTAAAGAAgaggtaaaaaataaaagaataaccAAGTCAGTTTATCCTATATACGTTTGTAGCTGTATGGTCATTATAGCCTATCTG tATAAATATTCTAGCAAATTCCTTGGAATTCCTTTTATTAACAAGAACATGATGTGGCTAATATACGGAGCTATATTGAAAG attcAAATAATTTCTCAAAAGAAGGTTATGGAAAACGATGGATACAGCA agatttaaatatattccaGTCCTTGAAAAGATTTTTTAGAATATCAAATAAGATGGACATATACCTTACTTAcacttttaatattattagattttctataaatttaaaaaaattt ATTAATGGAATGAATAGTGCTACTTCTGATATTTGTGTTTATGTTGATGCTAATATGTGCAccatttttgtatattcttTACAGGgaattgaaaatttattatttgctGACTACAAAGACTATAATTATGAAGttctagaaaaaaaaataaaa atAAGAATAGCGTCAATAGATTTTAGCATAGATTTGTTATTTTCTAATGAAGACATTAACCGCTTAGTTAGAAAATTAGTAAGTTccataaaatatgaaaacgat TATGAGCTGTGCGGAGAAAacaacttttcttttttcattttacttgGATCTTATTTAGATAATTAta AACTAAATAAAGATATGGGCatgtttttttacaataatgaTGTGAATAAAGATG ATTTAATGAATGCCTTGTTAGAAAACAAAGATATAAAGCTTGCCAAGAAAGggtgtaaaaatataacgtGGGAAAACAATTCGTATGATATTGGCATTTTCCAAATT aatAATCAAAGTTACTCAAGAAAAAgattagaatattttttaaatgaatatttttcctaa
- a CDS encoding 26S proteasome regulatory subunit RPN6, with product MENFEEIESAYKEIENEIIKTVDTLSGCNYMKIKDEIIMPHMSDNLINKIILLNKHINDNSNPEEFEKRVTNEKVMQINDKLIYLLCDYYINKKEIDNLINFTTSNENYFNVLPQAKTAKLIRNIVEKISKKIRNISTLYIIFKKYINWAYEKKRNFLRCRIEVKIIILFILKQKYKTALSLIERLLKEVKKVDDKTLLLELYIVETKIYMLLKNSSKMKASLTFAKNIANTINTAIYINSEIDLLSGILFIYEKDYRSAYIYLYECYETLYTYIYNSHNNTLDFLSKKHNDFYSVIIHNIINTSTISSQNKTKSISQISPFLLSFYTFYEYYDSSNSVLNLDEMNISSNNVNLIYSDMICKISSSYQELDEEKIYCITNPIELNYDLIKNLTLDNYGNLLESKSCKITENSIFIFPENNIVFGNFGLNLNIENLKIIVPLKYMLLCKILEENNRKDINTILCENNKLNYIPNKEIQILLDISKCYENRSLDVFEKIIKINIFLINIDKVIYNYLKELYELLLEKNILKIIEAYSCIDLNYISQKLNLDINKIISKLSEMILDKKLNATLDQNIGILILYDDMPDTKNYQDVLEIINNLTESVDILYQKAQLTI from the coding sequence atggaaaattttgAAGAGATAGAAAGTGCATACAAAGAAATAGAGaacgaaataataaaaactgtTGACACACTAAGCGGATGTAACTATATGAAGATAAAGGATGAAATAATTATGCCTCATATGAgtgataatttaattaacaaaataatactattGAACAAGCACATAAATGATAACAGTAACCCAGAGGAGTTTGAAAAAAGAGTAACAAATGAGAAGGTGATGCAAATTAATGATaagttaatttatttgttatgtgattattatattaataagaaggaaattgataatttaattaattttacgacaagtaatgaaaattattttaatgtattacCACAAGCAAAGACAgcaaaattaataagaaatattgtTGAAAAAATTTCTAAAAAGATTCGTAATATaagtacattatatataatatttaagaaGTACATTAATTGggcatatgaaaaaaaaaggaacttTTTAAGATGTCGTATAgaagttaaaataattattctttttatattaaaacagaaatataaaacagCTTTAAGTTTAATTGAAAGATTATTAAAAGAAGTAAAGAAGGTAGATGATAAAACGTTATTGCTTGAGTTATATATTGtagaaacaaaaatatatatgttacttAAAAATTCATCAAAAATGAAAGCATCTTTGACATTtgcaaaaaatatagcaaatactataaatacagctatttatattaatagtGAAATAGATTTATTATCaggtatattatttatatatgaaaaggaTTATAGAagtgcttatatatatttatatgaatgttATGAAAcattatacacatatatatataatagtcaTAACAACACACTTGATTTTTTAAGTAAGAAGCATAATGATTTTTACTCTGTTATTATTCATAACATTATTAATACAAGTACCATATCATctcaaaataaaacaaaaagcaTAAGTCAAATTAgtccatttttattatcattttatacGTTTTATGAGTATTATGATAGTAGCAATAGTGTTTTAAATTTAGATGAAATGAATATCAGTTCTAATAACGTTAATTTGATATATAGCGATATGATATGCAAAATAAGTTCTAGTTATCAAGAGCTGGATGAAGAAAAGATTTACTGCATTACGAACCCAATTGAATTAAATTATgacttaataaaaaatttaactttAGATAATTATGGAAATCTGTTAGAGTCTAAGTCTTGTAAGATAACGGAAAATTCGATTTTCATTTTCccagaaaataatattgtattTGGAAATTTTggtttaaatttaaatatagaaaatttaaaaattattgttcctttaaaatatatgttattatgtaaaatacTAGAGGAAAACAACAGAAAAGATATTAATACTATCCTATGTGAgaataacaaattaaattatataccaaataaagaaatacaaatattGTTAGATATATCAAAATGCTACGAAAATAGATCGTTGGATGTATTtgagaaaataattaaaataaacatattccTTATCAATATTGATAAAgtgatatataattatttaaaagagtTATATGAACTGTTACtagaaaaaaacatattaaaaattatagaagCATATAGTTGTATTgacttaaattatattagtCAAAAACTGAAtttagatataaataaaattatttctaaattatCCGAAATGAttttagataaaaaattgaatgcAACGTTAGATCAGAATATTGGAATTTTGATTTTGTATGACGATATGCCTGATACGAAAAATTATCAAGATgttttagaaataataaacaatttaACGGAATCGGTAGATATACTCTATCAAAAAGCGCAGTTGACTATATAA
- a CDS encoding ribosomal protein S27a gives MKILINIPYDDSLCIESSDVSTIKNVKEQISVLKGIPYEVQKLYKNGRPLGDEELIEIDESEFAYTLNLNFGLLGGGKKKKKKVYKKPKKEKHKKKKVKLAVLKFYKVGDDGKVFRLKRQCDNCAPGTLMASHFNRDYCGRCHHTIIKK, from the exons ATGAAAATTCTTATAAACATTCCTTATGATGACTCGTTGTGTATTGAGTCATCTGATGTAAGtaccataaaaaatgttaaagaGCAAATATCTGTATTAAAAG gCATTCCTTATGAGGTTCAAAAGTTATACAAAAATGGTCGTCCATTAGGAGATGAAGAATTAATTGAAATTGACGAGTCCGAATTT gCATATACTTTAAATTTAAACTTCGGTTTACTTGGTGgtggtaaaaaaaagaagaagaaggtTTATAAGAAACCcaagaaagaaaaacataaaaaaaaaaaggtaaaattgGCTGTACTTAAGTTTTATAAAGTTGGAGATGACGGAAAAGTATTTAGATTAAAAAGACAATGTGATAATTGTGCCCCTGGAACATTAATGGCTTCTCATTTTAATAGAGACTACTGTGGAAGATGCCATCatacaattataaaaaaataa
- a CDS encoding cytochrome c oxidase subunit ApiCOX19 gives MASGFINLTRKKLAGNHIYLGKWHDFNQWKYIAPTNLLDIIKPVEKSKVISPTSHNDQGDIFSYLNSTYHGKIITVDDLNSNNSKTNKIRGSAFHGPERTDVFRLILYNRLKQKQPQRIVPDIEHMKDANKVEVSIVWFLWSFVLFYCTMCIYGSNYIIKNKSNSFPWMPKRTDGSKGEGPMFWFLE, from the coding sequence atggCATCGGGATTTATAAATCTGACAAGAAAAAAGCTAGCTggaaatcatatatatttaggaAAATGGCACGACTTTAACCAATGGAAATATATTGCACCAACAAATCTATTAGATATTATAAAACCAGTAGAAAAATCGAAGGTGATAAGTCCTACTTCTCATAATGATCAAGGAGACATATTTAGTTATTTAAATAGTACATATcatggaaaaattataacagttGATGATttaaattcaaataattcaaaaacaaataaaattagagGAAGTGCTTTTCATGGTCCTGAAAGAACAGATGTCTTTcgattaatattatataacagGTTAAAACAGAAACAACCACAAAGAATTGTACCAGATATTGAACATATGAAAGATGCAAACAAAGTAGAAGTATCAATTGTTTGGTTTCTATGGTCATTTGTTTTGTTCTACTGTactatgtgtatatatggaagtaattatataatcaaaaataaatccAATTCTTTTCCTTGGATGCCTAAAAGAACAGATGGTTCGAAGGGAGAAGGACCCATGTTTTGGTTTCTTGAGTAG